A region from the Nostoc sp. HK-01 genome encodes:
- a CDS encoding dienelactone hydrolase, whose amino-acid sequence MTNTGIRTNQVKVPNGDLQIDAYLAQPAKEGKFPAVIVIQEIFGVNIHIREVAERLASEGYVAIAPALFQRTAPGFEATYTPDDIQRGRAAKDQTKAEEILSDIQAAIAYLRTLPNVLGDAIGSIGFCFGGHVVYLAATLPDIKATASFYGGGIPNSTPGGGEPTITRTPEIKNPIYAFFGTEDKGIPLEQTELIEAELNKHRIPHTIFRYSGAEHGFFCNHRASYNAEAAADAWNHVLELFQKNLQLQPV is encoded by the coding sequence ATGACAAACACAGGAATTCGGACTAATCAAGTTAAAGTCCCAAATGGAGATTTGCAGATTGATGCTTATCTAGCGCAACCTGCAAAAGAGGGTAAATTTCCCGCCGTCATTGTGATTCAAGAAATCTTTGGAGTCAACATCCATATTCGGGAAGTTGCGGAAAGATTGGCTAGTGAAGGGTATGTGGCGATCGCACCAGCGTTGTTTCAACGAACTGCGCCTGGTTTTGAAGCGACTTACACCCCTGATGATATTCAACGAGGTCGCGCCGCCAAGGATCAGACCAAAGCCGAAGAGATATTGAGTGATATTCAAGCGGCGATCGCCTATTTGAGAACTTTACCAAATGTCCTAGGAGATGCGATCGGTTCTATTGGTTTCTGTTTTGGTGGTCATGTTGTTTACTTAGCTGCCACCTTACCAGATATCAAAGCCACAGCTTCTTTCTACGGTGGAGGAATTCCCAACTCCACACCCGGCGGTGGAGAACCCACAATTACCAGGACTCCAGAGATTAAAAACCCAATTTATGCCTTCTTTGGAACAGAAGATAAAGGCATTCCTTTAGAACAAACCGAACTAATCGAAGCGGAATTAAACAAACACCGAATTCCCCATACAATCTTCCGTTATTCTGGTGCAGAACATGGCTTTTTTTGCAATCATCGCGCCAGCTACAATGCCGAAGCTGCTGCTGATGCGTGGAACCATGTTTTAGAACTGTTCCAAAAAAATTTGCAATTGCAGCCAGTCTAA
- a CDS encoding glyoxalase/bleomycin resistance protein/dioxygenase — protein sequence MKLEAVHHIQVTYPLEVEEAILFFYSQVLGLQAINPPEASDSGGWYLLGNTEIHVSREANANNQASRRHICFRVNDVYGFAEHLKAYDVEILPGTPIPGFNRFFIRDPGGNRIEIAELINNSRE from the coding sequence ATGAAACTTGAGGCAGTTCATCATATACAAGTGACTTATCCACTTGAGGTGGAGGAGGCAATATTATTTTTTTACAGCCAAGTTTTAGGATTACAAGCAATTAATCCACCTGAAGCGAGTGATTCTGGCGGGTGGTATCTGTTAGGAAACACAGAAATCCATGTTAGTCGAGAAGCAAACGCTAACAATCAAGCATCTAGACGACATATTTGTTTTCGAGTCAATGATGTGTATGGGTTTGCCGAGCATTTAAAAGCCTATGATGTAGAAATTCTGCCAGGAACACCAATTCCGGGATTTAATCGCTTTTTTATTCGTGATCCTGGTGGAAACCGGATAGAAATTGCCGAGTTGATCAACAACTCCAGAGAGTAA
- a CDS encoding alcohol dehydrogenase, which yields MSDLINKQILLKSRPVGEPKESDFTLAEAPISQPGEGEVLSRTIYLSLDPYMRGLISEGESYAANVELNSVVVGGTVSQVIQSNHPQFQAGDFVLSRNGWQTYAVAKGETLRKLDPSQAPLSYSLGVLGMPGLTAYTALLDIGQPKPGETVVVSAASGAVGAVAGQIAKIKGCRVIGIVGSDDKRDYIVKELGFDVGINRKTQELDAALKAAAPDGIDVYFDNTAGVILETVLQQINLGARIPLVGLISEYNATSAPPGPNLRPLLIKRALIKGFLVSDYQHRANEFVSDVAGWLKSGQLKYQEDVVVGLENAPRAFIGLLRGENFGKLVVKVSEDPTAV from the coding sequence GTGTCTGATTTAATTAACAAACAAATCTTGCTCAAAAGCCGCCCAGTCGGTGAACCAAAAGAAAGTGATTTCACCTTGGCGGAAGCACCAATTTCTCAACCCGGTGAAGGTGAAGTTCTCAGCCGGACAATTTATTTATCTCTCGACCCTTATATGCGTGGTTTGATTAGCGAGGGTGAGTCTTATGCGGCAAATGTGGAATTAAATTCAGTAGTTGTCGGCGGTACAGTCAGCCAAGTTATTCAATCAAATCATCCACAATTTCAAGCCGGAGATTTCGTCCTGAGTCGGAATGGTTGGCAAACTTATGCAGTAGCGAAAGGCGAGACACTGCGGAAACTTGACCCCAGCCAAGCACCTTTATCTTACAGTTTAGGTGTGTTGGGTATGCCTGGCTTAACTGCATACACAGCGCTTTTGGATATCGGTCAACCCAAACCTGGAGAAACTGTTGTAGTTTCCGCTGCTTCTGGGGCTGTAGGTGCAGTTGCTGGGCAAATTGCCAAAATCAAAGGTTGTCGAGTCATTGGCATTGTCGGCAGTGATGACAAGCGAGATTATATAGTCAAAGAATTAGGCTTTGATGTAGGGATTAATCGTAAAACTCAAGAACTTGATGCAGCATTGAAAGCAGCTGCACCTGATGGCATTGACGTTTATTTTGATAATACCGCCGGGGTGATATTAGAAACTGTGTTGCAGCAAATCAACCTGGGGGCGCGGATTCCTTTAGTTGGGTTAATTTCCGAATATAATGCCACATCTGCGCCGCCTGGCCCTAATTTAAGACCTCTGTTGATCAAACGGGCTTTAATCAAAGGTTTTTTGGTCAGTGATTACCAACACCGCGCTAATGAATTTGTCAGCGATGTTGCGGGTTGGTTAAAATCTGGTCAATTGAAATATCAAGAAGATGTTGTAGTTGGTTTAGAAAATGCGCCCCGTGCTTTTATTGGTTTATTGCGGGGAGAAAACTTTGGCAAGCTGGTTGTGAAAGTCAGTGAAGATCCAACCGCTGTTTAA
- a CDS encoding transport system permease protein, which yields MKIPLLAAVTQNRILWAVLLISTALIITLALSLSQGAVPLSFSQLWAAILHRGDPTNQTIIWDLRLPRIIAAVIVGAALGMSGALLQGMLRNSLADPFILGISAGAGLIVIVMITLHVFPIAIPLAAWLGAILTSAIVIFLGRAGSGISIERLILGGVAVSSLLGAVQSTLLLLAEDGQIQVALSWLVGSLNARGWKEITTAGPYIIVALLGGWLLARSVNVLALGDDLAVGLGVSLTRSRLLIGGVATLLAAGAVSISGLIGFVGLVVPHGVRLLVGTDHRFVLPLSALAGAWLLTFADLLSRLGAVELPVGSVTALLGSPLFIWLLYRRSSGLGKS from the coding sequence ATGAAAATCCCGTTACTAGCCGCTGTTACTCAAAACCGCATACTCTGGGCTGTTTTGCTCATTAGTACAGCGCTAATTATTACTCTAGCGCTGTCCCTGTCTCAAGGCGCAGTACCCCTAAGTTTTTCGCAATTGTGGGCAGCGATTCTGCATCGAGGCGATCCCACTAACCAAACTATTATCTGGGATTTGCGACTTCCCCGGATCATCGCTGCTGTGATTGTGGGTGCAGCTTTGGGAATGTCTGGCGCACTACTGCAAGGAATGTTACGCAACAGTCTAGCTGACCCTTTTATTTTGGGAATTTCCGCAGGTGCAGGATTAATTGTGATTGTGATGATCACTTTGCACGTCTTTCCCATTGCTATTCCTTTAGCCGCGTGGCTTGGGGCAATTTTGACCTCAGCTATAGTGATTTTTCTCGGTCGTGCAGGTTCGGGAATTTCCATTGAACGGTTGATTTTAGGCGGTGTGGCGGTTAGTTCTTTATTGGGTGCAGTACAAAGTACATTATTGTTACTCGCCGAAGATGGTCAAATTCAAGTAGCCTTAAGTTGGTTGGTGGGTAGCTTAAACGCTAGGGGATGGAAAGAAATTACGACTGCGGGGCCTTATATTATTGTGGCGTTGCTGGGCGGTTGGTTGCTGGCGCGGTCGGTGAATGTGCTGGCGTTAGGAGATGATTTAGCCGTTGGCTTGGGTGTATCATTAACGCGATCGCGTTTATTAATTGGTGGCGTTGCAACTTTACTCGCCGCCGGTGCAGTTAGCATCAGTGGTTTGATTGGCTTTGTTGGTTTGGTAGTACCGCATGGAGTTCGGTTACTAGTGGGTACAGACCACCGCTTTGTTTTACCACTGTCAGCCCTGGCGGGTGCATGGTTACTCACCTTTGCAGATTTACTTTCTAGATTAGGGGCGGTAGAACTACCAGTCGGTTCTGTGACTGCTTTGTTAGGTTCACCCTTATTTATTTGGTTGCTTTATCGTCGTTCATCTGGATTGGGTAAGTCTTAA
- a CDS encoding ABC transporter-related protein, giving the protein MPLELQNLTGGYTAEPIVQNINLTLQTGEWLSLVGANGSGKSTLLKLLSRILAPQQGIVLLDGKAIHSQPPNVVAQKLALLPQQQTVPVGLNVRQLVSLGRTPHQPWWQWELTAQDWQKVDVAIEKTQLEDKRDRPVEQLSGGERQRAFLALALAQEPKVLLLDEPTTYLDINYQLQLLELLKDLNQQQELTIVTVLHELNLAARYSSRIALLKQGKLWGVGTPAEVLTPQAIAQVFGVEAVIIQTPVGLQVCAISAV; this is encoded by the coding sequence ATGCCTCTAGAACTGCAAAATCTCACTGGTGGTTATACCGCAGAACCAATTGTGCAGAATATTAACCTCACCTTGCAAACAGGAGAATGGTTAAGTTTAGTTGGTGCTAATGGTTCTGGTAAATCAACATTACTCAAATTATTAAGTCGAATTCTGGCACCACAACAGGGAATTGTCTTGCTTGACGGTAAAGCAATTCATTCTCAACCGCCGAATGTAGTAGCGCAGAAATTGGCACTATTACCACAACAACAAACTGTGCCAGTGGGCTTAAATGTTAGACAATTAGTGAGTTTAGGACGAACACCTCATCAACCTTGGTGGCAATGGGAATTAACAGCACAAGATTGGCAAAAAGTTGATGTAGCAATTGAAAAAACACAGCTAGAAGATAAGCGCGATCGCCCAGTCGAACAACTATCAGGTGGTGAAAGACAACGCGCATTTTTAGCTCTGGCATTGGCACAAGAACCAAAAGTTTTATTATTAGATGAGCCTACAACTTATTTAGATATTAATTATCAATTGCAATTATTAGAACTGCTAAAAGATTTAAATCAACAACAGGAATTAACAATAGTAACAGTGTTACATGAATTAAATTTAGCTGCACGTTATAGTTCTCGCATTGCTTTATTAAAACAAGGAAAACTTTGGGGAGTTGGTACACCAGCAGAAGTTTTAACACCACAGGCGATCGCTCAAGTTTTTGGTGTAGAAGCTGTGATTATTCAAACACCAGTTGGTTTACAAGTTTGTGCCATTTCTGCTGTATAA
- a CDS encoding cadmium resistance transporter → MNGIMSGIPTGITAFTATNLDDLVILTLLFSQVNANFRRRHIVIGQYLGFITLVIASLAGFLGGLILPSHWIGFLGFAPIAIGLNRLLNPDKDTSSTIESEQELTKSSPFAGLLSPQSFSVAAITIGNGSDNISIYMPLFANADFSSLLIIIAVFLALVGVWCYGTYKLTCQPAICNLISQYGNNIVPFVLIGLGVFIILDSASLHPIALAVSCLVLMGLVKLYGINTQIETSADVDW, encoded by the coding sequence ATGAATGGAATCATGTCGGGAATTCCTACGGGAATAACAGCTTTTACCGCTACAAACTTAGATGATTTAGTCATCCTAACGCTGTTATTTTCGCAAGTAAATGCCAATTTCCGTCGTCGGCACATTGTGATTGGTCAATATCTTGGTTTTATTACATTGGTAATTGCTAGTTTAGCTGGTTTTTTAGGTGGTTTAATTTTGCCATCGCATTGGATAGGTTTTCTGGGTTTTGCACCCATCGCTATTGGCTTAAATCGTCTACTAAATCCAGATAAAGATACTTCTTCAACAATAGAATCAGAGCAAGAGTTAACTAAATCTTCGCCCTTCGCTGGCTTATTATCTCCCCAATCTTTTAGTGTGGCTGCTATTACTATTGGCAATGGTAGTGATAACATCAGTATTTATATGCCATTGTTTGCAAATGCTGATTTTTCTAGTTTACTAATTATTATTGCAGTATTTTTAGCACTCGTTGGTGTTTGGTGTTATGGAACATATAAACTTACCTGTCAACCTGCTATTTGTAATTTAATTTCTCAATATGGCAATAATATTGTTCCCTTTGTATTGATTGGTTTAGGAGTATTCATCATTTTAGATAGTGCTTCTTTACATCCCATTGCTTTAGCAGTTAGCTGTTTAGTATTGATGGGATTAGTCAAACTGTATGGCATCAACACACAGATAGAAACATCTGCCGATGTTGACTGGTAA
- a CDS encoding binding-protein-dependent transport systems inner membrane component, whose amino-acid sequence MSQLTSKDWIIIQQRLTPYLFLLPALVLLGLTVFWPALQAFYLSFTSYEDISQPPQLIGFTNFLRLWKDAVFWKTLENTFLYLVGVVPILVIAPLGLAILVNQKLRGVSWFRAAYYTPVVISMVVAGIAWKWLYAENGLLNQWLKTLGIFPEGIPWLTSPDKILGIVPISLASVMAVTIWKGLGYYMVIYLAGLQSIPADVYEAAAIDGSDGIRKHWDITIPLMRPYLALVAVISAISATKVFEEVYIMTQGGPLDSSKTIVYYLYEQAFSNLDISYACTIGLILFLIILGLSVLRLSLNQEGGDSIV is encoded by the coding sequence ATGAGTCAACTGACATCTAAAGATTGGATTATCATCCAACAACGACTCACCCCGTACTTGTTTTTGCTACCTGCTTTAGTGCTGTTGGGGTTAACTGTATTTTGGCCTGCATTACAAGCCTTTTACCTCAGTTTCACCAGCTACGAAGATATTTCCCAACCGCCACAGTTGATAGGTTTTACTAATTTCCTGCGTTTGTGGAAGGATGCAGTTTTTTGGAAAACTTTAGAAAACACTTTTCTTTATCTGGTGGGTGTAGTACCAATTTTGGTGATTGCTCCTTTAGGGTTAGCAATTTTGGTTAATCAAAAACTCCGGGGAGTTAGTTGGTTTAGAGCCGCATATTACACACCAGTGGTAATTTCAATGGTAGTTGCAGGTATAGCCTGGAAATGGTTGTATGCAGAAAACGGTTTACTTAATCAGTGGCTAAAAACTTTGGGAATTTTCCCTGAAGGAATTCCTTGGCTAACTAGTCCAGATAAAATTTTGGGGATTGTCCCCATTTCTTTAGCCAGTGTGATGGCTGTGACTATTTGGAAGGGATTAGGCTATTACATGGTAATTTATTTAGCTGGGTTACAATCCATCCCCGCTGATGTGTATGAAGCCGCAGCTATTGATGGCTCGGATGGTATTCGCAAACATTGGGATATTACAATACCTTTGATGAGACCTTATTTAGCTTTAGTAGCAGTAATTTCAGCTATTTCTGCAACTAAGGTTTTTGAAGAAGTTTATATTATGACCCAAGGCGGCCCACTCGATAGTTCTAAAACTATTGTTTATTATTTATACGAACAAGCTTTTAGTAATTTAGATATTAGCTATGCTTGCACAATTGGGTTGATATTATTTTTAATAATTTTAGGACTGTCAGTTTTACGCTTAAGTCTTAATCAAGAAGGTGGAGATTCTATTGTCTAG
- a CDS encoding metallophosphoesterase, giving the protein MHWLLSGPLTVEKLTVKIAGLPASLQGKKLVQMSDFHYDGVALSDEMLEKAIAFSNQLKPDIVILTGDYVTTSPQPIHQLVLKLKQLQAQAGIYAILGNHDIYYRHAKTEITKALTNIGVRVLWNEVVYPFGNELALVGLADRYSPEFNPVPVMEQLDPNIPRIVLSHNPDTAEILQAWRVDLQLSGHSHGGQIVIPGLGAVIAYRKKIVQKIPYKIRRYFPLLRRENYVLRHWEWAQGLHRVGSNLLYVNRGLGTYSPGRLFCPPEVTLITLQRE; this is encoded by the coding sequence ATGCACTGGTTATTATCTGGGCCGTTGACTGTTGAAAAATTAACGGTTAAGATTGCGGGTCTACCTGCATCTTTACAAGGTAAGAAGTTGGTGCAGATGTCGGATTTTCATTATGATGGTGTGGCTTTGTCTGATGAGATGTTAGAAAAGGCGATCGCATTTAGCAACCAACTAAAACCAGATATAGTAATCTTAACAGGTGATTATGTTACAACTAGTCCGCAACCAATTCATCAACTAGTTTTAAAATTAAAGCAATTGCAAGCTCAAGCTGGTATTTATGCCATACTCGGTAATCATGACATATATTACCGACATGCAAAAACAGAAATTACCAAAGCTTTAACTAACATTGGTGTGCGTGTTTTATGGAATGAAGTTGTCTATCCTTTTGGTAATGAATTAGCGCTAGTGGGACTCGCAGATCGTTATTCACCAGAATTCAATCCTGTGCCAGTAATGGAGCAACTAGACCCAAATATACCCCGAATTGTGTTATCTCATAACCCTGATACGGCGGAAATATTACAAGCATGGCGGGTAGATTTGCAGTTATCTGGTCATAGTCATGGTGGTCAAATCGTGATTCCTGGCTTAGGGGCGGTTATAGCTTATCGCAAAAAAATAGTCCAAAAAATCCCCTACAAAATCCGCCGTTACTTTCCATTATTACGCCGAGAAAATTATGTCCTCCGTCATTGGGAATGGGCGCAGGGTTTACATCGTGTAGGAAGCAATCTGCTATATGTCAATCGTGGTTTAGGAACTTATTCTCCAGGAAGGCTATTTTGTCCGCCAGAAGTGACATTGATTACCCTACAAAGAGAATAA
- a CDS encoding metallophosphoesterase produces MHWLFTGRLSVDKITVKIAGLPQSLAGTTLVQLSDFHYDGMRLSEEMLQEAIAVTNEVEPDLIVLTGDYVTDDPSPIHQLVMRLKHLQSRCGIYAVLGNHDIHYNHSQAEVTNAFASIGVHVLWNEIAYPLGEELPIVGLADYWSREFNPVPVMQQLDPLTPRIVLSHNPDTAKILEQWRVDLQLSGHTHGGHIVIPGFGPAVFYYKKLLKQLPKKLRRRVPFLFDDCSKVVRYWEWAQGFHKVANNQLYVNRGLGTYRPGRLFCPPEVTVITLVCQ; encoded by the coding sequence ATGCACTGGTTGTTTACGGGACGTTTAAGTGTAGATAAAATAACGGTTAAGATTGCCGGACTGCCGCAATCTTTAGCAGGTACAACATTAGTACAGTTATCAGATTTTCACTATGATGGAATGCGCCTTTCGGAAGAAATGTTGCAAGAAGCGATCGCAGTTACAAATGAAGTAGAACCTGATTTAATTGTCTTAACAGGTGATTATGTCACTGATGATCCTAGCCCAATTCATCAACTGGTGATGCGGCTCAAACATCTGCAAAGTCGCTGCGGGATTTATGCTGTACTTGGTAATCATGACATCCACTACAACCACTCCCAAGCAGAAGTTACAAATGCTTTCGCTAGTATTGGAGTTCATGTTTTGTGGAATGAAATCGCCTATCCTCTCGGCGAAGAATTACCTATAGTCGGTTTAGCTGATTATTGGTCGCGGGAGTTTAATCCTGTACCTGTGATGCAGCAACTAGACCCACTAACACCGCGGATTGTTCTCTCTCATAATCCTGATACTGCCAAGATATTAGAACAGTGGCGCGTTGACTTACAGCTATCAGGTCATACGCATGGGGGTCATATTGTCATTCCCGGTTTTGGCCCTGCGGTTTTTTATTACAAGAAGTTACTCAAGCAATTACCAAAAAAACTGCGCCGACGGGTGCCATTTTTATTTGATGATTGTTCTAAAGTAGTGAGATATTGGGAATGGGCGCAAGGATTTCACAAAGTAGCAAATAATCAGTTATATGTTAATCGTGGTTTAGGAACTTATCGACCAGGACGCTTGTTTTGCCCACCGGAAGTTACGGTGATTACTCTAGTTTGTCAATAG
- a CDS encoding precorrin-6B C(5,15)-methyltransferase (decarboxylating): protein MKWLSIIGIGEDGLQGLSAIARSIIAQAEVIMGGDRHLAMLPSDDQHQKISWTSPFTASIAEIISRRGQQICILASGDPLCYGVGVTLTKHIPISEITIIPAPSAFSLACAKLGWSLTEVETLSLCGRPASLLQSYIYPQAKLLILSAGKETPQIVAEILKSRGYGESKMIVLERIGGIHERIIVSTAAAWSETEIADLNTIAVDCMADIGVVALPRLPGLPDHAYHHDGQLTKREVRAITLSTLAPLPGELLWDVGAGCGSISIEWMRSHPRCRAIAIEQNSSRLQYIADNATALGTPNLEIIAGKSPSALPGLPTPDAIFIGGGVTAAELFDTCWSALPPGGRLVANAVTIESEQTLFQWYEKVGGSFTRIAIQKAEPIGKFLGWRAMSPVTQWIAVK from the coding sequence TTGAAATGGCTGTCTATTATAGGTATTGGCGAAGATGGATTACAGGGTTTAAGTGCGATCGCCCGTTCTATAATTGCTCAAGCTGAGGTTATTATGGGAGGCGATCGGCATTTGGCCATGCTTCCCAGTGATGACCAGCACCAAAAAATTTCTTGGACTTCTCCTTTTACCGCATCAATCGCAGAAATTATCAGCCGTCGTGGTCAGCAAATCTGCATCTTAGCCAGCGGTGATCCTCTATGTTACGGCGTTGGTGTCACATTAACCAAACATATTCCCATCTCAGAAATCACAATTATTCCCGCACCTTCAGCTTTTAGCCTTGCTTGCGCCAAACTGGGATGGTCATTAACTGAGGTAGAGACTTTAAGTTTATGCGGTCGTCCTGCGAGTTTGCTTCAGTCTTATATTTATCCCCAAGCCAAGTTATTAATTTTGAGCGCTGGTAAGGAAACCCCGCAAATTGTGGCAGAAATCCTCAAAAGTCGCGGCTATGGTGAGAGTAAAATGATTGTCTTAGAACGTATCGGCGGGATTCACGAACGGATAATTGTCAGTACAGCCGCAGCTTGGAGTGAAACAGAAATTGCTGACTTGAATACCATCGCCGTTGATTGTATGGCTGATATTGGCGTTGTCGCTTTACCAAGATTACCAGGATTGCCAGATCATGCCTATCATCATGATGGACAATTAACCAAACGAGAAGTCAGAGCGATTACTTTATCAACCTTAGCACCCCTACCAGGAGAACTTTTGTGGGATGTCGGCGCGGGTTGTGGTTCAATTTCTATTGAATGGATGCGAAGCCATCCTCGGTGTCGAGCGATCGCCATTGAACAAAATTCATCTAGACTGCAATATATTGCCGATAATGCCACAGCTTTGGGTACACCCAACCTAGAAATTATCGCCGGAAAATCGCCATCAGCTTTACCAGGCTTACCCACACCAGACGCTATTTTTATTGGTGGTGGAGTTACAGCAGCCGAATTATTTGACACTTGTTGGTCAGCACTACCCCCTGGTGGTCGTTTAGTTGCTAACGCTGTCACCATCGAAAGTGAGCAAACCTTATTTCAATGGTACGAAAAAGTTGGCGGCAGTTTTACCCGGATTGCTATTCAAAAAGCAGAACCTATTGGTAAATTCCTCGGATGGCGTGCGATGTCTCCTGTTACCCAATGGATAGCAGTTAAATAA
- a CDS encoding major facilitator superfamily MFS_1, which produces MVNSCNTSREILWRQVWGLAALLAAIILSWMVYAFYQPKILQELELVELAGWLGIVQGLIAAVLEPLNGGISDRIQQRLGSRLPMISFGVVLAGLMFVGVSLLADYNLPTGIRWIIPVLMTAWVIAMIIFRGPAIALLTQFVPATELPQANAILVLVFGTVGAIAPLFNTLLSSLGASITFMLGAIALVLGAYILQIFTPKQNFVPAIYHQDKSATAPNVLLSLIFVIGLATGFEINLLFAIFPQELQTQLPGLQVEFIASEILLVSAIASVPLGDWTADLGANKSMLLGLGTMTGLMGLTILNDNYILAIALILAFGMSFSLVLISMIPFALGKLPASQAGLGTGLYFGGSAGGTAIVSLLIKQLGLTSVGAFLLAEVAFLVVTLCILLCKKVSRIRTGE; this is translated from the coding sequence ATGGTTAACTCTTGCAACACCAGCCGGGAAATATTATGGCGACAAGTTTGGGGATTAGCGGCTTTACTAGCAGCAATCATCCTCAGTTGGATGGTATATGCTTTTTATCAACCAAAAATATTACAAGAACTAGAATTAGTTGAATTAGCTGGTTGGCTGGGAATAGTGCAAGGGTTAATCGCCGCAGTTCTTGAACCTTTGAATGGGGGAATTTCCGATCGCATCCAGCAGCGCTTGGGTAGTCGTTTACCGATGATTAGCTTTGGGGTGGTGTTAGCTGGGTTAATGTTTGTCGGTGTCTCGTTGTTAGCTGACTACAATTTACCCACAGGTATTCGTTGGATTATTCCCGTGCTGATGACGGCTTGGGTGATCGCTATGATTATATTTCGTGGCCCGGCGATCGCACTTTTAACTCAGTTTGTCCCCGCCACAGAACTACCCCAAGCAAATGCCATTCTGGTATTAGTGTTTGGTACAGTGGGAGCGATCGCCCCATTATTCAACACTTTACTTTCTAGTCTAGGTGCATCGATTACTTTTATGTTAGGCGCGATCGCTTTAGTCTTGGGCGCATATATTTTGCAAATATTCACTCCCAAACAAAATTTTGTCCCGGCTATATATCATCAAGATAAATCTGCAACTGCGCCGAATGTGTTGTTAAGCTTGATTTTTGTCATCGGTTTAGCCACAGGATTTGAAATTAACCTGTTATTTGCCATTTTTCCCCAAGAATTACAAACTCAACTCCCAGGATTGCAAGTAGAATTTATCGCCTCTGAGATACTGTTAGTCTCAGCAATTGCATCTGTACCTTTAGGAGACTGGACAGCAGATTTAGGTGCAAATAAATCGATGTTGCTGGGTCTGGGAACAATGACAGGCTTGATGGGGTTAACAATATTAAACGATAATTATATTTTGGCGATCGCCTTAATTCTGGCTTTCGGGATGAGTTTTAGTTTAGTGTTGATCAGTATGATTCCCTTCGCACTAGGCAAACTACCCGCAAGTCAGGCTGGCTTGGGTACAGGTTTATACTTTGGTGGTAGTGCTGGCGGAACAGCGATTGTTTCACTATTAATCAAACAACTTGGTCTGACATCTGTCGGTGCATTTTTATTGGCGGAAGTTGCTTTTTTAGTAGTAACTTTGTGTATTCTTTTGTGTAAGAAAGTTTCTCGAATCAGGACTGGGGAATAA